A stretch of the Pseudomonadota bacterium genome encodes the following:
- a CDS encoding cupin domain-containing protein codes for MEDKKDKVLNDIDIELFARGLKPAPLADRRRARIKDRLMERVEEDPGLHLIRTDDGQWKSLGAGIQVKTLYRSPVNGRVTALWKVDAGVVLDGHDHDEDEECLVLEGELVVNGVAVRAGDYMLGKKGQPHPPIECPRGALLLVRGQLPEIDGLGLG; via the coding sequence ATGGAAGACAAAAAGGATAAGGTGTTGAACGATATCGACATCGAACTGTTTGCCCGCGGACTCAAGCCCGCACCACTGGCCGACCGGCGCCGCGCCCGCATCAAGGATCGGCTGATGGAAAGAGTCGAGGAGGATCCGGGCCTACACCTGATTCGAACCGACGACGGTCAGTGGAAGAGCCTCGGGGCAGGTATCCAGGTAAAAACCTTGTATCGAAGCCCGGTTAATGGCCGCGTTACCGCTTTGTGGAAGGTTGATGCCGGCGTAGTGCTGGACGGTCACGATCACGACGAAGACGAAGAGTGCCTGGTGCTTGAGGGAGAGCTTGTGGTCAACGGAGTTGCGGTGAGGGCCGGAGACTACATGCTCGGCAAAAAAGGCCAGCCACATCCGCCGATCGAATGCCCCCGCGGAGCCCTGCTGTTGGTTCGGGGTCAACTGCCGGAAATCGACGGCCTGGGGCTGGGCTGA
- a CDS encoding alkane 1-monooxygenase has translation MSATAETLGPGVWKDRNRYLWLLSLTGLVLPFVGAGAALATGWDVWWFLTPIYVYALLPLLDVWVGEDQANPPEAAVAGLESDSYYRSLVIAHIPLQYVLIVAGAWALTELDLSLIAKLGLTISIGLSSAGGINAAHELGHKKGRLMAWLARLALAPSGYGHFYVEHNRGHHVRVATFEDPASARCGESLYRFWPRTVWGSLQSAWRLERDRLSRKGRSVWSTQNQNLQGWVLTIALFAAILAGFGWSVLPWLLLQMVIGFLLLETVNYVEHYGLLRQRDAGGKLERPRPEHSWNSNHRVSNLMLYQLQRHADHHAHGSRAYQALRHMEGAPQLPAGYAAMIMLAGVPPLWRRVMDPKVRAHYRGDLSRANLQPGVQAEA, from the coding sequence ATGAGCGCAACCGCCGAGACCCTTGGCCCTGGTGTCTGGAAAGACCGGAATCGGTATCTGTGGCTCCTGAGCCTGACCGGCCTGGTGCTACCGTTTGTGGGGGCCGGGGCCGCACTGGCCACCGGCTGGGACGTGTGGTGGTTTTTGACGCCAATCTACGTTTATGCGCTCCTCCCATTGCTCGACGTCTGGGTGGGTGAGGACCAGGCCAACCCCCCGGAAGCTGCCGTGGCGGGGCTGGAGTCAGACTCCTACTACCGATCGCTCGTGATTGCCCATATACCGCTTCAGTACGTCCTGATTGTGGCCGGTGCCTGGGCGCTGACCGAGCTGGACCTGTCGCTGATCGCTAAGCTAGGGCTCACCATATCCATTGGCCTTTCGAGTGCTGGCGGTATCAACGCGGCGCATGAACTCGGCCACAAGAAAGGTCGACTGATGGCCTGGTTGGCGCGGCTAGCGCTGGCTCCGTCCGGCTACGGACATTTTTATGTTGAGCACAACCGGGGTCACCACGTGCGGGTCGCCACGTTCGAAGACCCCGCCAGCGCCCGCTGCGGTGAATCGCTGTATCGATTCTGGCCACGCACGGTGTGGGGTAGCCTGCAGTCGGCATGGCGGCTCGAGAGAGATCGACTCTCGCGGAAGGGACGGTCGGTCTGGTCAACCCAGAACCAGAATCTCCAGGGCTGGGTGCTGACGATCGCGTTGTTCGCGGCCATCCTCGCCGGCTTCGGCTGGTCGGTGTTGCCGTGGCTGCTCCTGCAGATGGTGATCGGGTTCCTGCTGCTCGAAACGGTCAATTACGTCGAACACTACGGGCTGCTGCGGCAGCGGGACGCGGGTGGCAAGCTCGAACGACCAAGGCCCGAGCACTCCTGGAACAGCAATCATCGCGTTTCGAACTTGATGCTTTACCAGCTGCAGCGGCATGCGGATCATCACGCCCACGGCAGTCGAGCCTACCAGGCGCTGCGACACATGGAGGGTGCGCCCCAGCTGCCGGCCGGTTACGCCGCGATGATTATGCTCGCCGGCGTTCCACCGCTGTGGCGCCGGGTGATGGATCCCAAGGTCCGAGCCCACTATCGGGGTGATCTGTCTCGCGCGAATCTGCAGCCCGGCGTCCAGGCAGAAGCTTAG
- a CDS encoding AraC family transcriptional regulator: protein MIYSVRAGSLHGYADLVSSLGQDPLALLSEAGLPRECLLPDREDDYLPLDQFELALALAASRCDTQEFSLLLGSRQQPQALLGALGFALQHASTAGAALQELRRYFFFQVRGARLELDVDRSAVSFSFALAGNPSLMASFRHSAELCLGAGLSLMRQLIGARWSPAAVHFYHHPPAPRAARARYERLFAAPVRWDQPANALVFPRSDLDRPLESADAGLQALTHRYLEQLRRAYQDDFKAQTTSMIEHALKSGRCSIEEVAALSGIHRRTLHRRLAAEGTSFRELLDQVRRRLAHRLLTSSKLSVAEVAELLGYSETSALTRACRRWFGCSPRTLRVGEMSSGTSD from the coding sequence ATGATCTATAGCGTCAGAGCCGGCTCACTTCATGGCTACGCGGATCTGGTGAGCAGCCTCGGTCAAGACCCCCTCGCGCTACTGAGCGAAGCCGGTTTGCCTCGGGAGTGCCTGCTGCCCGATCGAGAGGACGACTACCTGCCGCTGGACCAATTTGAGCTCGCGCTTGCGCTCGCGGCCAGCCGTTGCGACACGCAGGAGTTTTCTCTTTTGCTCGGCTCACGGCAACAGCCCCAAGCGTTGCTGGGGGCGCTAGGTTTCGCCCTGCAACATGCGTCGACTGCGGGCGCGGCGCTCCAGGAACTGCGGCGCTACTTCTTTTTCCAGGTTCGGGGCGCCAGACTCGAACTCGACGTTGATCGCTCCGCCGTCAGTTTCTCTTTTGCCTTGGCCGGCAACCCCAGCCTGATGGCCAGCTTCCGGCACTCGGCTGAGCTGTGCCTTGGCGCTGGTCTTTCGCTGATGCGCCAGCTCATCGGCGCTCGCTGGTCGCCAGCGGCGGTACATTTCTATCACCACCCGCCAGCGCCGAGAGCCGCTCGGGCCCGGTACGAGCGCCTGTTTGCGGCCCCGGTCCGCTGGGATCAGCCGGCAAACGCGTTGGTCTTTCCCCGGAGCGATCTGGACCGCCCCCTGGAGTCGGCTGACGCCGGCCTGCAGGCCCTGACACACCGCTATCTCGAACAGCTACGAAGGGCCTACCAGGACGACTTTAAGGCTCAAACGACCTCGATGATCGAGCATGCCCTGAAGTCCGGCCGCTGCTCGATCGAGGAGGTTGCCGCCCTCAGCGGGATCCACCGGAGAACGCTGCACCGCCGGCTTGCAGCTGAGGGCACAAGCTTTCGCGAGCTGCTGGATCAGGTCCGACGGCGGCTGGCACATCGTCTGCTGACCTCGTCGAAACTCTCGGTGGCTGAAGTCGCTGAGTTGCTTGGCTATTCCGAGACGAGCGCGTTGACCCGCGCCTGTCGCCGCTGGTTTGGTTGTTCTCCCCGAACGCTTCGCGTCGGTGAAATGTCCTCGGGTACGAGTGACTAA
- a CDS encoding MipA/OmpV family protein encodes MKTPHRFLALGSIVLLMAGAKAFAQAELQLEAPPQAQAGWRADYGLGVIVNPEFQGSDDYRVLPVPYIDLRYVDSVGEKYFVNVPQGIGAWLVRQRSDDGRRSLDIGVALAPGFANRDDEDLPGLEDFGPALEARAYVRYGAGPWSLQASFSQAVASGHEGFYADLSAARRGRFGRGGFWSFGPTLRLGDGTYNSALYSVSVAESLTSGLSAYGASSGLESVALQGLVSLPVSKNWRWTGLLRGGRLLSDPADSPVVQDETQLFFITAFTRRF; translated from the coding sequence ATGAAGACGCCGCATAGATTTTTGGCCTTAGGTTCGATTGTGCTGCTGATGGCGGGGGCGAAGGCATTTGCCCAGGCTGAGCTGCAGCTTGAGGCACCTCCCCAGGCTCAGGCCGGCTGGCGGGCTGATTATGGTCTGGGTGTGATCGTCAATCCGGAGTTTCAGGGGTCCGACGACTACCGCGTCCTGCCGGTGCCCTATATCGACCTTCGCTACGTCGACAGCGTCGGCGAAAAGTATTTCGTCAATGTGCCCCAGGGTATCGGCGCGTGGCTGGTGCGGCAGCGCAGTGACGACGGCCGTCGTTCCCTGGATATCGGGGTCGCGCTGGCGCCAGGTTTTGCCAATCGAGACGACGAAGATTTGCCCGGCCTGGAAGATTTTGGCCCCGCGCTCGAAGCCCGGGCGTATGTGCGCTACGGCGCCGGCCCCTGGAGTCTTCAGGCGTCGTTCTCTCAGGCGGTGGCCAGCGGTCACGAGGGGTTTTATGCGGATCTGTCGGCGGCTAGACGGGGCCGCTTCGGACGCGGCGGGTTTTGGAGCTTCGGGCCGACATTGCGGCTCGGTGACGGCACCTACAACAGCGCCCTGTACAGCGTGAGCGTAGCGGAAAGCCTGACCTCCGGACTGTCGGCCTATGGCGCAAGTTCCGGGCTGGAGAGCGTCGCTCTTCAGGGACTAGTCAGCCTGCCGGTCTCCAAAAACTGGCGCTGGACGGGTCTGCTCAGAGGCGGGCGACTGCTGAGTGATCCGGCCGACAGCCCGGTGGTCCAGGACGAAACGCAGCTGTTTTTTATCACTGCGTTCACCCGCCGGTTTTAG
- a CDS encoding tetratricopeptide repeat protein: MSICIRYAARPESLRWPSLLLAAAALMVTGCQQGAEESTSGNAKAIEQTSVADSDEALDSALQLLFDAPNRYAYPDAIEALERVIAANPGDPKANLMLVYALGKSGKYEEAKPYLETAQQARDRLEARDQLWLAALTARVDDEKNEEPARWREVVDKFPDDRWAWYELASSHLSLEQFAQSAEAASEALSLEPDPARWEASWIYYLHSKALFREGRYAEAALAAEAGRDNTTTWRSTFFRMAMAQAAAGQVEDVGSLVDRYREISLDEGRNNESYTEANIALFYHELGDYPQAVEHARRSLELEPGAYQAWALAYCLTDNQEPREALEVLRTAAEGFPDNPHVMASRSYALLLLGRLDEARASIKAAEAASARKNVFFSQLAARIERRASGATTGESGREERLWLG, encoded by the coding sequence ATGAGCATTTGTATCCGGTATGCCGCCAGACCCGAAAGCCTGCGCTGGCCGTCCTTACTGCTCGCAGCAGCGGCACTGATGGTGACTGGCTGCCAGCAAGGGGCCGAAGAGAGCACGAGTGGCAACGCCAAGGCGATTGAACAAACGAGCGTCGCTGACTCCGACGAGGCGCTCGACAGCGCGCTTCAGCTCCTCTTCGACGCCCCCAATCGCTATGCGTATCCCGACGCTATTGAGGCGCTCGAGCGAGTCATCGCGGCAAACCCTGGGGACCCCAAGGCGAACCTGATGTTGGTATACGCGCTCGGCAAGTCGGGGAAATATGAGGAAGCCAAACCCTACCTTGAGACCGCACAGCAGGCTCGCGACCGGTTGGAGGCTCGGGATCAGCTTTGGCTGGCGGCCCTGACCGCCCGTGTCGACGATGAGAAAAACGAAGAGCCCGCGCGTTGGCGTGAGGTTGTCGACAAGTTTCCTGACGATCGATGGGCTTGGTACGAACTGGCTTCTTCGCATTTGTCGCTGGAGCAATTTGCGCAGAGTGCTGAGGCAGCCTCGGAGGCACTAAGCCTCGAGCCCGACCCAGCGCGGTGGGAAGCGTCCTGGATTTACTATCTGCATTCCAAGGCACTGTTCCGGGAAGGTCGTTACGCTGAAGCAGCGCTGGCGGCGGAGGCCGGCCGTGACAACACCACCACCTGGCGGTCGACGTTCTTTCGGATGGCGATGGCTCAGGCTGCGGCCGGACAGGTTGAAGATGTGGGCAGCCTCGTGGACCGCTATCGAGAGATTTCGCTAGACGAGGGTCGCAACAACGAGTCGTACACCGAAGCCAATATCGCGCTGTTTTATCACGAGCTGGGCGACTACCCGCAAGCCGTCGAGCACGCCAGGCGATCGCTGGAGCTCGAACCCGGCGCCTACCAGGCCTGGGCGCTGGCTTACTGCCTGACCGATAACCAAGAGCCGCGGGAGGCTCTGGAGGTGCTGAGGACCGCGGCTGAAGGGTTTCCGGACAATCCGCACGTCATGGCCTCAAGAAGCTACGCGCTGCTCCTGTTGGGGCGGCTGGATGAGGCTCGCGCCAGTATCAAAGCCGCCGAGGCGGCCAGCGCTAGAAAAAACGTGTTCTTCAGCCAGCTTGCCGCCAGAATTGAGCGTCGGGCCAGCGGCGCGACCACAGGAGAATCCGGCCGCGAGGAGCGGCTCTGGCTGGGCTAG